The genomic stretch CCTGAGGCCGCCGCGTGGTACCCCCGAGTATGTCAAGTTCGCCCGGCAGCTGGCAGGTGGTCTGCAGTGCCTCATGTGGGTGGCTGCTGCCATCTGCCTCATTGCCTTTGCCATCCAGGCCAGTGAGGGTGACCTCACCACCGACGACAATGTGAGTGGGAGATATGGGTCACGGGGACCTGGAGGATAGAGGACACTGAGCATGGACCCAGGACGCGAGGGAcacagggtggggagatggagatgTGGGTCACAGGGGGGATGCAGACCCTATGGCACAGATCATGGGGGACACGGAGAATGTGTCTCAGATATGAGGGACACAGGTGGGGATGCAAAGAGAGAAATGCAATCCTTAAGATATGAGACTGGGAAACAGAGGACATGGGACAGACCAAGGGCACAGGGGACATGGGACTCAGACACGGGACACAAGGGCATAGGGACAAAGGGGACACAAGACTCAAGACACAGAACCtggagagacagaaaacagacaaggatgcacagaggcagagacagaggataTTGAGATGTGGGACAGGAGGTCAGAATGAGGGACACGGGGACTTGGGAACATGTGGCATTGGATGGGGCTTTGAAAGTCATAGGACATGTGACACAGGGTGGGGACCTAGAGGTACTGAGATATGGAGAGACCCTGAGCATAGGGACTTGGACTTTGGAACATGATCGTGGAGTCCACGGAATATGAAGCATAAGATCGACAGCACAGAAACATGGAAATGGGGACACGCGGGCACACTTTTGAGCATAGGGCACCCAGAGGGTGGCAGATAGATTACAAAAACACAGAATATGAAACTTGGAACATCAGGAATACAGGGCATGGGAACATGAGGAGACAAAGGACAGTGGACACGTGGAGTGCAAGATGCAGACACAGGAAACCGTGCCCGGGGCCATGGGCACAAGTCATAGGACTCGGGACCACGGGGACTGTAGGATCCAGGACCCAGAGAGTATGGGATATAGGGCCACAGGGAACAGTGCATGTGGCTTTCTAGTAGAGCAGGGAAAACCACGGGGGTGACCCCAGGAGCATCGGGATGGGGCAGGGAGCTTCCGTCCCCTTCTCATTAACCtggccccctcccgcccccacccagcTGTACCTGGCACTGGCCCTCATCGCCGTGGTCGTGGTCACCGGCTGCTTTGGCTACTACCAGGAATTTAAGAGCACCAACATCATCGCCAGCTTCAAGAACCTGGTGCCCCAGGTGGGTCCTGCAGCCCGACCATGTCAGGTCCTGGCGGTCTGTGCCCGGGGTGCGGGGCGGCCAAAGGGAGGCTCCTGGTATGTGTGTGCCCCCCCCAGGGCCCAACCTGCTCTTCACCTGTGGCCCCGGCTGGCCCCATAGGTTCTCAACGCTCCCCCTTGGCTCCCCCCAGTGTCCCCCTGCACTCAGTGACCTCCACCTCTGCCCCCGGTCCCCCTGACCTCaaccctgtgcccctgccccacaGCAAGCAACTGTGATCCGAGATGGGGACAAGTTCCAGATCAACGCAGACCAGCTGGTGGTGGGCGACCTGGTGGAGATGAAAGGCGGGGACCGAGTGCCAGCCGACATCAGGATCCTCCAGGCCCAGGGCTGCAAGGTGGACAACTCCTCGCTGACCGGAGAGTCCGAGCCGCAGACCCGCTCGCCCGAGTGTACACACGAGAGCCCCCTGGAGACGCGCAACATCGCCTTCTTCTCCACCATGTGCCTTGAGGGTCTGTGAgacccctgcccgcccccccccacaaGCACGCCGCCTCCACACTGCCTCCCCGCCTCCCGTGACCGCCCGCTCTCAGGGCACACTGCCCCCATCTCCCAGCACTGCTTCAGTTCACACCGCGTGCACACCCCCTGCCGCTGCCCACCTGGCCCTGAGGCGCCCTCTGGCCCCCCTGCAGGCACAGCACAAGGCCTGGTGGTGAACACGGGTGACCGCACCATCATCGGGCGCATTGCGTCGCTGGCTTCGGGAGTAGAGAATGAGAAGACCCCCATCGCTATTGAAATCGAACATTTTGTGGACATCATCGCAGGCCTGGCCATCCTCTTCGGCGCCACGTTTTTTGTGGTGGCCATGTGCATTGGTTACACCTTCCTGAGGGCCATGGTCTTCTTCATGGCCATCGTGGTAGCCTATGTGCCCGAGGGGCTGCTGGCCACTGTCACGGTGAGTGGGGGAGACAGAAGTGCAGAGAGCTAAGAAGCTTGTCCATCTGTCCGTCCATTCACCCAGGATGCCTCCATCATCTCTGGCTGTCCACACCCACCCCACACACGCTTTCCCATCAGCCAtcctcccaaccccccacctcTCCAGCTATCCATCCGTTCAGCAAACACTCCCCAAGGCTACTCTGGGCCACACCCTATACTGGACACCGAGGACTCCCAGGTAGACAGGCAGCACCCTTGGCCCAAGGCGGCTGAGGTCCAGTGTGGGCAGCCCTCAGCAGTCAGCACCCAGTGAAGACCAGCTCCAGAGGCGGCTcagaggatttttgttttctctgtttggTCGTGTTGATAGGAGAACTTAGAGAACCTCAGCTCGGGCCGCGTAATGAGGGACCTAGCTCCCTTTGTCTGGGCAGACTGGGGAGGCATCCCAAGTGGAAAGCACAGACTGGAAACATTGAGGCAAGAAGAGCTGGGCTTTGGCGGAGGAATGCTGTGCACGCAGCACCGTGGCTGGGGCAAAGACTCCCCGCGCTgtgagagaagggaaggaggactAGAAGCAAGGATTGGGCCCCTTACCCACGCTTCTCACCCCTTCGGGCAGGTCTGCTTGTCCCTGACGGCCAAGCGGCTGGCCAGCAAGAACTGTGTAGTCAAGAACCTGGAAGCCGTGGAGACACTGGGCTCCACGTCAGTGATCTGCTCAGACAAGACAGGGACCTTGACTCAGAACCGCATGACTGTGTCCCATCTCTGGTTCGACAACCACATCCACACGGCTGACACCACGGAAGACCAGTCAGGTGTGGCGGGGGAGGACACGGGGCTGGGGCAGGATCTGGTAGGTGGCTCCTTCCCCAACCCAGAGATGGTGTGTGAAGTTGTAGGACTGAGCAGCGGCTGGGTGTGGGGTATCCTAGGAAACTCAATACTGGGTCTGGAGAGGAGGCTCCGCCCGGGCACGAGGAGAGGTTTGGGTCCCACCCCGGTCTCGGAGGGGACCCTGTCCTGAATCTAGAGGGAGGGGCTCGGTTCCGGTGTGGGAGAGAGCTGCTCCGGGGCTGAGGGCCGCGCGGAGCCCCCTCGCGGCCCCAGCCTGGACGCCTGGCCTCCAGGGCAGACGTTTGACCAGTCCTCGGAGACCTGGCGGGCGCTATGCCGCGTGCTCACCCTCTGCAACCGGGCGGCCTTCAAGTCGGGCCAGGACGCTGTGCCGGTGCCCAAGGTGAGAGCCCGGGGGACCCCGGGGGATCCCGGGAGCCTGGTGCAGCCGGGCCCGCCCCTGACACCCGCCCCCGCTCCCAGCGCATCGTGATCGGGGACGCGTCCGAGACGGCGCTGCTCAAGTTCTCGGAGCTGACCCTCGGCAACGCCATGGGCTACCGCGAGCGCTTCCCCAAAGTCTGCGAGATCCCCTTCAACTCCACCAACAAGTTCCAGGTGagcgcccgccgcgcccggccccgcccacgGGGAGGGCCCGCCCACCTCAGGGCGCACCCCACCCAGGGCTGGCCAACCGCGGGGCTTCTCTCTCACTCCCGCCCCCTCCTTCGGCAAAccccgcccacgccccgccccgcccaccgcGCTCCTGCGGTCAGGCCACGCCCACAGTCCCTCCCTGGAGGGTCCCTCCCGCCACCTCTTAGGCCTTCCCTGGGGGCAGCCCGCAATccagccccagtcccagcccaACTGCGACCCTAATTCTATCCATTCCAGCGCCCAGGCTCCTCACCGCGCCCCTAACCCTCAGCCTCTACCGGGGACCTGCCCAGCTCGCGAGCCACCCCCCGACCCCGGCCACGCCGGcaccccctccccgcgcgccgTCAGCCCCGCCCTTTTTCCCAGTGCCCCGCCCCCTTGGCCTCGCCCCTAAcaccgccccctcctccccgcagcTGTCCATCCACACGCTGGAGGACCCGCGCGACCCCCGGCACGTGCTGGTGATGAAGGGCGCCCCCGAGCGCGTGCTGGAGCGCTGTAGCTCCATCCTCATCAAGGGCCAGGAGCTGCCGCTGGACGAGCAATGGCGGGAGGCCTTCCAGACTGCCTACCTtagcctggggggcctgggggaaCGCGTGCTCGGTGAGCCCCCACAGTACGCGGTGAACCGGTGGGCGAGGAGGAGCTGGCGCAGACCCTGCCCGGCCTGCCGGCCCAGCCCTGACCACGACCTTTCCCTCGCTGGCTGGTAGCTACCTGCCCAGTGCACACACTCACCCTTGACTTTCCCTGCCTGTCTCAGGCCTCACCCCTGTCCATCCTCGATGTCTACCTTGACCCAGCCCTTCCCCACCTGTCCTCCCCGGGACCTTCCCTATCCTGACTTGACATCCCTTGGGTTTTCCCATCTCTTGCCCCAACCTTGACCTGCCATCGCTTTTACTTCCACCTTGCAATGTCCTCCTCTTGACCCTTTGACCTTACCAGGTCCCTAACTCACCTCAAGACTCCCCTTGTCTTGtcctgacctctgacctcccTGAACATTTTGTCCTGACTCCTAAACTTCCTTAGCCCCTGCCACTACCCTGGAAGGCACAGACCTGTGGTTCCGTTTTGGATCTTTCATCTCACTTGCTGTAGGACTGCTGGCAAGAAATGCCCCCTCTCTagacctcagttttcttgtctgcaGCACGAGGTTGCTAATAGCCTCACAGGTTGGTTGTGAGGACAGACTCACGTCATGTGAAGGGTTCAGCGCAGGGTCAGGCATCCCCAGGTGCCTGGTGTGAGGGGCCTGGTTATTTTACTGGCAACTTGGCTTTGCGAGGCAAGGGTCTGCCCAGGGCTCCTCTCTGACTTCCCCGTTTTCTGACCAGGTTTCTGTCAGCTGTACCTGAGTGAGAAGGACTACCCGCCTGGCTATGCCTTCGATGTGGAGGCCATGAACTTCCCAACTAGTGGCCTGTGCTTTGCGGGACTTGTATCCATGATAGACCCGCCTCGGGCCACCGTCCCTGATGCTGTGCTCAAGTGCCGCACGGCGGGCATCCGGGTATGCAGCCAGGGAGAGGACTAGCGGGGGTGAGAGCAGAGGACCACAGTATCTGGGGGTGAGGAACCCGGTGACAGAGAACTACTTGAAAGTGGTTTGAACCAAAAGAGGAATGCATGGATTCATGAAACTGAAAAGGTCTGGGGAGGTGTAGCGCCAGCTCAGGTATAGCTGGATCTAGGAGTTCATTGTCATTAGGAATTTGCCTTTCTCCATGTCTCGGTTCTGTTCTTCTCTCTGGTGGCTTTTATTCTCAAGCAGTCCCTCCATTTTGGTGGAGAAAGCTGACCACCCCCAGAAACTCCAACCTACATCCCACCTGTTTAGCTACCCTACAGAAAGAAGAGGGCCTCTTTTGTCATTGTCCCGGATTGGATCACATGTTCTTCTCTGAACCAGTCACCGTGGCTGGGGGGTGGGATACCTTGGTTGGCCAGGGCTGGGCTTACTTGCCCATTCTTGGCCAGAGACCTCGCTTCAGCTCTGGGGGAGGGGTATGGTTCCTGAAAGACAAATCAAGAGTTGGGGAGCCAAGGCCGGGCAAGCAACACCCCTGTCCTCCCCATGGTCTCTAAGGCCTATAAGAGCCCAGCCCTGTTACCTTTCTACGCTTGTTCCTTAGCCCCTCACCTCTCATGCTGGCCTTCCCGCTGCTCCTCCAACAGTGCAGGCACGTTCACACCTCAGGGTCTTTAACATCGGCTGTTCCCGTTGCCAGCAACACACTCTCCTCTCAGCTTTACCAGCTGTCTCACCTCTTTCAGACctttgctcagatgtcaccttctcaaCCTTTCCCACCCAGCATTTGCCATTCCCCTTACTCAGCTTAATTTCCCACCCTCCTCACATGCGGTGTCATCTATCCCTTTGTTTTGTGCATTGGCCATCTCCCTCCCTAGAGTTTCAGCCCCGTGAGGACAGACGTTTCCATGCTTTGTCCCTGACCTTTCCCAAGCACACGGTGGTTGAATAAGTGAGCGAGTCTATCAGTAGACGTCCGGTGAGGTGGATGGGGAGAGTGGGCTGCTCTGAAGGCGTCAAGGGGCTGCGGGTCCCCTCCCCAACAGGTGATCATGGTGACGGGTGACCACCCCATCACGGCCAAGGCCATTGCAGCCAGCGTGGGCATCATTTCGGAGGGCAGCGAGACAGTGGAGGACATCGCCGCCCGCCTCCGGGTGCCTGTGGACCAAGTTAATAGGAAGTAAGCCCCTGCTGCCCCCCGACCCCCGGTTCCTCCCACGCCCCGCAGGCTGATACACCGGCCGCCTCCCTTCCCAGGGATGCCCGCGCCTGCGTCATCAATGGCATGCAGCTGAAGGACATGGACCCGTCCGAGCTGGTGGAGGCGCTGCGGACTCACCCCGAGATGGTGTTTGCTCGTACCAGTCCCCAGCAGAAGCTGGTGATCGTGGAGAGCTGCCAGAGACTGGTACGACTCCGCTGAGGAAGGCTGGCAAGTGGGCcgggcaggccctgggctggcctCTCACCGAGCAacccccccgcaccccctccctgcagggtgccATCGTGGCCGTGACCGGGGATGGGGTGAACGACTCCCCAGCCCTGAAGAAGGCCGACATCGGCGTGGCCATGGGCATTGCCGGCTCGGACGCTGCCAAAAATGCAGCGGACATGATCCTGCTGGATGACAACTTTGCCTCCATCGTGACAGGCGTGGAGCAGGGTCCGAGCCGGGTCGGGGCCTGGGGGCGGCAGTGTGGGCACAGCCGGAGGTGCACAGCGAGGAGGCTGAGGTGCCTGCTGTGCCCCCACAGGCCGGCTGATCTTTGATAACCTGAAAAAGTCCATCGCCTACACGCTGACCAAGAACATCCCCGAGCTGACGCCCTACCTCATCTACATCACCGTCAGCGTGCCCCTGCCCCTCGGGTGCATCACCATCCTCTTCATAGAGCTCTGCACCGACATTGTGAGTCCCCGGCCCCGACGTGGACACTCGGGTTGGCATAGACAGATGGACTTGGATAAGGACGCTCAGACCAACAGAGGCATTAGCACACGCACGTATCGATCACAGACAGACCTCCCTCAGCAGGCTCAGATGGATAAATGCTGTCAGGCCccaaggcagacagacagacggacaAAGAACCACAGACACAGGCATGAATGCAGCCAGATGCATGGCCCTGTTGACTTTTTTATTCAGCACACTCGCCTAGTACCTTCTCTGGGCCAGGTGTggtaatttaagtaaaaaaattaagtaaaaattaatttattgaattttgtcCTCATAAACACTCTGTGGGAGGGGCTTTATTTATCATCCCCATCTTGCTGATGAGataactgaggcacagacagggtGAGCGGCTTGTCCCGGGTCACACAACTTAATCAATGACAtgctgggattcgaacccaggtgGTCAGGTGCCCCAGAGCCTCTGCTCTTGACCAGGACACTCTGCTGCCACTGGGCAGTGGCAaacaggtggggtgggggatagggAGGACGTGGGCACGGAGACAGATGCAGAGATAGTGGCAGGGAGAGACAGGACACGGGATGGAAAAGCagagatagtcacagagaaagagaccagAGATAGggacagaaaaacagaaggaaggagagggagggagggggagagggtgggggtaggagaGGTAAATGCAGCTGTTCTGATGGAGACGGACAGCAGGTCAGGTGTGGACACAGATGTGGGCTGGGTGTGGCAGTCCGTGCTGTCCGGGCAGGTGTGCCTGTGTGGTCACTGCCTCCTGACCTCAGTGCTGTCTCTGTCCATAGGGGGGAGTGAGGGGACTGCTGGGGGAAAGGGGGCACCCCAGTCCCTAGGGGACAGGCAAACGTTTAACCCTGGCTCCCTCCGCCCCTGGCCAGTTCCCGTCGGTGTCCCTGGCGTATGAGAAGGCGGAGAGTGACATCATGCACCTGCGCCCACGGAACCCAAAGCGAGACCGATTGGTCAACGAGCCCCTGGCTGCCTACTCCTACTTCCAGATCGGTGAGCGCCCTTGGGGCCAGGGCCCTGGCTTGTTCTGGATCCTGGGGTGGGCATTTGATCCTGGGTGGCTGTTCTCCGAGTCCGTGTCTGCCATGCTCTCCGTGTCCCTTCTTTGTCTCTGGCCCTGTCTCTgggtgtgtctctgtctctctgtgccttgtCTCTTGCATCCCTATTGATCTCTCTTGGGAtccttgtctctgtgtctctctgtgtccgtCATTATCTGTGTCCTTGAccttctctctgtgggtctctctgtgtgtccctgtcCTTCcatgtccttctctctctccatggcCCTGTGtatgtctccatctctgtctccccATGTCACCTTGCCTCTCTCCCAGGTGCCATCCAGTCATTTGCTGGCTTCACGGACTACTTCACGGCCATGGCCCAGGAGGGCTGGTTCCCGTTGCTGTGTGTGGGGCTGCGGCCGTACTGGGAGAACCACCACCTACAGGATCTGCAGGACAGCTACGGCCAGGAGTGGGtgagcccctgccccaccccattcCCCATCGTCCACATGTGACTTAACCGGAGCATCCCAGATACCCAGACTCTCTGCCCATCCTGGAGCCTCTCCCACCGCCACCTCAGCTCCAAACTCCTGCTGCAGACGGTGCCCTCCCTGCCCGGCAGTAGCACATCATCTCCAGGGTGGAACCACCGCCCGATTCTGTTACTCTGACTGGTCAGGATATTCCCCTTAAACATTTCCTGTCACAGTTAAGTATGTGGACCTCGGAGCCAGGCTGCCTAGATTCATGGTCTGCCACTATCCGTCAcaagctgtgtggccctgggctaGTAGCATtgcctctccatgcctcagtttccccatctataagtTGAGATGCTGTCTGCTTTGGTGCCTTCACAGTGCGGTCCTGagaccagcagcatcacctgggaacttgtttgAAGTGCAAGTCCTCAGTCCCCACCTGGGTGGGGCCTGGAAGTCTGTGTTTAGCTGGCCCTTCTGAGGATTCTGGGGATACTGAGGTTTGGGCACCACCGGTCTTCCTCCCAGGGTGACTGGGGGGATTCAGAGCGACAATACATGTGGAACCCTTGGGACCTGAAGCATAGCGAGTGTTCCTCACAATTAGGTATTATAAACCGTCACGTTGAGGAAATGGCCTGAATAGTGGTTGCTCCTTTTAAATGGGGCATGGGCCTCGCCCCGGCAAAGGCCCCTCTGGCCCACTCCTCTCATTTTTGCCACCTGCCCGGGCCCTGGAGTCGGTGGACTTTGCAAATTCTGCCCTAGGAGTCCGACTCCCTTTCCGCAGGTGCCTTGTGGCTGTGCGGGAAACGCCAGATCCCTCCTCAGCGTGGAAGCAGGCCCGGTGCTGACATCTAATCGCTGCAGGGCCAAGATTTCCAGGCCCCGCATTCCCGGGTCCTGCACGCCTGGCAGATGGCGTATGTGAGGGGTTCgtggcccccggccccccgagGGCCTGGCTGGCTGCAGAGGCTCTCCGTCTGGGCTCAGGCTGCTTTTGTCCCCCTCTGGCCCGCAGACGTTCGGGCAGCGCCTGTACCAGCAGTACACCTGCTACACCGTGTTCTTCATCAGCATCGAGATGTGCCAGATCGCTGACGTCCTCATCCGCAAGACACGCCGCCTGTCTGCCTTCCAGCAGGGCTTCTTCAGGTgtccccagctgccccccacccccgccctagCCATGGCTCCAGCTCCTGACTGGGGCTCACTGCCGCCAGCCAACGGCAGCCCCCATGTGCGCATGTGCCAGCCGCCAGGCACTACCGATCCTCCTCTGCAGCTGGCCCCTAGCTCCCGCCAcgtgccccccacccagcccctccgTCCCGGCCACCAAATGGGGGGTGTGACAGGCCCCACGTCCACTGCTGAACATCTCCCTGCTCATGACCTCCCTTGACCCAGCACCCTGTTCCCATCTGGTCCCCAGCTCCTCGTGGCCTGTCTTTGTCCTAAACCCGCCAGTCTGAGCCTGTCCCACCCTGCCCACCCGCAGGAACAGGATCCTGGTGATCGCCATCGTGTTCCAGGTCTGCATCGGCTGCTTCCTGTGCTACTGCCCCGGAATGCCCAACATCTTCAACTTCATGCCCATTCGGTGAGGGGCTGGGAGCTGTGAGTAGACGGACGGGCACGGGGACAGACTCGAGGGTAGCCTTCACCTTGCCACCTCGCCTGTGCCTTCAGGTACCAGTGGTGGCTGGTGCCCATGCCCTTTGGCCTCCTCATCTTCGTCTATGATGAGATTCGGAAACTTGGAGTTCGCTGTTGCCCAGGGAGTGAGTGTGGAGACTGGgcgcctggggtggggtgggggctggaacGGCCTCAGAATACCTGCCCTGACCTTTGACCTCTGAGTCCTTGACCCTCCATATCAAGCCTCCATTGATCCATACCTCTGAGCCCCTGGTGCCCAGGTCCTGACCCACAACCCCCCAGCACTGagtcccctttctctctctcccaggctGGTGGGATCAGGAGCTCTACTATTAGAGGAACCATCCCTGCACCCCCCGCAGCAGAGGTGGGGGGCATGGGACCCGCTGGGCCGCCACTGGAACATCGAAGCGACCAGGAGCCCTGGCACCTGTGTCAGCTCCTGCAGCCCACGGCGCCCCGACCTTGGAGGGCCCTCCCCgctccccttccccatccacaGAGAGCCCACCCCGTCAGGGCGGTCCCTGGGCCAGGTCCTGGTCtgaagagtggggagggggggtgttggCAGGGGTGGGGCGCTGGCTGTTCCTGTGAGGCGGGTCTGCACTCGGGGTGCCCAGAGGGCTCCCCAGGGTACTGCTTCAATACACACCTGTGCCGCGTGATAGTAATAAACCAGCTACACTGACGACGCCTTTGTTTGGTGCCGGGTGCTGTCCTGAGTGGTTTTCCCTGATGCCCTTTGACCTCGCAGTCCTCGGGCTCAGGAGCTATCTGTGCAGGCCTGTGTCTCGGGGCACCTGGAGCACAGCCCAGTGCATCCTAGGTACTCGGGGGGAAGCGTCCCTCGGGGGACCGAGCTCCCATTCCTTTGCCTACGGTGACTGTGCTTACGGTCGTGCTGGACGGGGCCACGGTCACCCAGGAGCGGTGCTGTCGCCAGTCCCCTCGCCTAGACTCCACCTCTGGGCTCTCTCCCTGCCACGTGCTCGCCTTCTCCCCTCAGGGTGTCAAGATCTCTCCTACCTCTAGCAGCCCCGCACGCTGCCTCCCCATTCACGGGTGTCTCACTTGGTtccacttgctcactctctgctGCTGCTTCGGTGGGGCCGACCCTGGAGGCTGAAGTCCCAGGTCCCCCCCTCACACCTGTCTCTCCAGCTGCTGGCGACTGCCTTGACACTCCTCCCACCTCCGCAcaccccaccccttcctcagCATGCGCCTCTGTGATGGGACCCCaggcttctccccctcctcaccACAGCCCCCCATGGCCTCCGTTCTGCCTCTGCAGTGGCTCCCACATCTGTCTCTGGCTGCCCCACTCTGCAGAGCCCCAGGGATACCCAGTAGCCTCTACATCATCCTCCAAACCCACTCCCTTCCACTGTCCCATTAGTGTGTTTCCTTCTCCCTGGGCAACGTGGCGAGCCCTGGACTCCctgtccttccctgcccccagcgCCTTCCGGCTCACGAGCCATCTTACTCCAACCAACTCTTATTTCACTGGAAAAGCCAGGCCTGCTCTCTGGCCTCAAGGCCTTTACACAGGCTTTGCCGCCTTTTCCCCTCTTGCCCCAGTAGCTCATTCTTTAGGTCTCAGCTCACATCTCTCTTCCAGGGAGCCCATTCTGCCCCCCAGCCCATTTCCCCAGCACAGCCCTGAGCTCCCCCGACTTCACCCTCAACCACTCTGGTCTCCCTGAGCCCCGTAGAAGCTGGGATTATTCCACATAGTTGGCCACCAGCAGGGACTCGGGATAggagtccctgctcagcaaaaTAGTTGAGGTCATTTCTGCAACCTTCACCTGTCCCCATACTCGTCTGAAGCTAGGTGGGACATGGGATGGAGGTGTGGGAGAGCAATCCTATCCCAGATTCACCTGGGCTGGGAGAGTGCCCATATACTCTGTGACCAATCAATCACttgctccccaccctgccccaagaCACCCATGGACCTTCTGGACTAGGGGCAATGAAAAGGGGGCAGGGCTAGGTGGCGGCTGCCCCACCTGAGGGTAAACTTCCCCTTGGAGTACACCAAGATTCCTAGCACGGCTGTTATTTAGTGCTTTCCTAGTCCAGAGTCAAGCAACATTATGGCAGCACCTGACAGCCTAGAGGGAAGAAGGGGGCACGGACTCTATCCCCACCTTGGGAGATCCCAGTAGGAATACCCACAGGGGCTGGGGAACACCCTCCTGGGTGGGTAGGATTTGCATCAAGGTGGAGCATAAACATGACATTCAAAGCCCTgcttggggaaggggagggaatggGGCAGGTGGCTGGCTCCACAAggacagggcagggctggggtggcaTGGGGGGAGGAAGATGGAGAGCACATGAACTTGACTGGCTGAACTGTGAGCT from Canis lupus dingo isolate Sandy chromosome 1, ASM325472v2, whole genome shotgun sequence encodes the following:
- the ATP4A gene encoding potassium-transporting ATPase alpha chain 1 isoform X2, translated to MYSVELGPGPGGDMAAKMSKKKAGKGGGKKKEKLENMKKEMEINDHQLSVAELEQKYQTSATKGLSASLAADLLLRDGPNALRPPRGTPEYVKFARQLAGGLQCLMWVAAAICLIAFAIQASEGDLTTDDNLYLALALIAVVVVTGCFGYYQEFKSTNIIASFKNLVPQQATVIRDGDKFQINADQLVVGDLVEMKGGDRVPADIRILQAQGCKVDNSSLTGESEPQTRSPECTHESPLETRNIAFFSTMCLEGTAQGLVVNTGDRTIIGRIASLASGVENEKTPIAIEIEHFVDIIAGLAILFGATFFVVAMCIGYTFLRAMVFFMAIVVAYVPEGLLATVTVCLSLTAKRLASKNCVVKNLEAVETLGSTSVICSDKTGTLTQNRMTVSHLWFDNHIHTADTTEDQSGQTFDQSSETWRALCRVLTLCNRAAFKSGQDAVPVPKRIVIGDASETALLKFSELTLGNAMGYRERFPKVCEIPFNSTNKFQLSIHTLEDPRDPRHVLVMKGAPERVLERCSSILIKGQELPLDEQWREAFQTAYLSLGGLGERVLGFCQLYLSEKDYPPGYAFDVEAMNFPTSGLCFAGLVSMIDPPRATVPDAVLKCRTAGIRVIMVTGDHPITAKAIAASVGIISEGSETVEDIAARLRVPVDQVNRKDARACVINGMQLKDMDPSELVEALRTHPEMVFARTSPQQKLVIVESCQRLGAIVAVTGDGVNDSPALKKADIGVAMGIAGSDAAKNAADMILLDDNFASIVTGVEQGRLIFDNLKKSIAYTLTKNIPELTPYLIYITVSVPLPLGCITILFIELCTDIFPSVSLAYEKAESDIMHLRPRNPKRDRLVNEPLAAYSYFQIGAIQSFAGFTDYFTAMAQEGWFPLLCVGLRPYWENHHLQDLQDSYGQEWTFGQRLYQQYTCYTVFFISIEMCQIADVLIRKTRRLSAFQQGFFRNRILVIAIVFQVCIGCFLCYCPGMPNIFNFMPIRYQWWLVPMPFGLLIFVYDEIRKLGVRCCPGSWWDQELYY
- the ATP4A gene encoding potassium-transporting ATPase alpha chain 1 isoform X1 encodes the protein MGKAENYEMYSVELGPGPGGDMAAKMSKKKAGKGGGKKKEKLENMKKEMEINDHQLSVAELEQKYQTSATKGLSASLAADLLLRDGPNALRPPRGTPEYVKFARQLAGGLQCLMWVAAAICLIAFAIQASEGDLTTDDNLYLALALIAVVVVTGCFGYYQEFKSTNIIASFKNLVPQQATVIRDGDKFQINADQLVVGDLVEMKGGDRVPADIRILQAQGCKVDNSSLTGESEPQTRSPECTHESPLETRNIAFFSTMCLEGTAQGLVVNTGDRTIIGRIASLASGVENEKTPIAIEIEHFVDIIAGLAILFGATFFVVAMCIGYTFLRAMVFFMAIVVAYVPEGLLATVTVCLSLTAKRLASKNCVVKNLEAVETLGSTSVICSDKTGTLTQNRMTVSHLWFDNHIHTADTTEDQSGQTFDQSSETWRALCRVLTLCNRAAFKSGQDAVPVPKRIVIGDASETALLKFSELTLGNAMGYRERFPKVCEIPFNSTNKFQLSIHTLEDPRDPRHVLVMKGAPERVLERCSSILIKGQELPLDEQWREAFQTAYLSLGGLGERVLGFCQLYLSEKDYPPGYAFDVEAMNFPTSGLCFAGLVSMIDPPRATVPDAVLKCRTAGIRVIMVTGDHPITAKAIAASVGIISEGSETVEDIAARLRVPVDQVNRKDARACVINGMQLKDMDPSELVEALRTHPEMVFARTSPQQKLVIVESCQRLGAIVAVTGDGVNDSPALKKADIGVAMGIAGSDAAKNAADMILLDDNFASIVTGVEQGRLIFDNLKKSIAYTLTKNIPELTPYLIYITVSVPLPLGCITILFIELCTDIFPSVSLAYEKAESDIMHLRPRNPKRDRLVNEPLAAYSYFQIGAIQSFAGFTDYFTAMAQEGWFPLLCVGLRPYWENHHLQDLQDSYGQEWTFGQRLYQQYTCYTVFFISIEMCQIADVLIRKTRRLSAFQQGFFRNRILVIAIVFQVCIGCFLCYCPGMPNIFNFMPIRYQWWLVPMPFGLLIFVYDEIRKLGVRCCPGSWWDQELYY